One Pyrus communis chromosome 13, drPyrComm1.1, whole genome shotgun sequence genomic window carries:
- the LOC137713612 gene encoding uncharacterized protein — MAKKRQTQLGVAQHKNNTSTGGLIESSNSDNDPDLQDNWVIVKKQRVKILIPPLPVANKSPPPNPGPVQLQPVAGEAEGNKSQFPVETETCPKTSSVQEQMRIKSFAQKRVVQVTRKSPPAHYVSTFGKSIKRDVRMELRNPDQIATSQSRRTPGVFKTSKAIIQPRKLRLGPSIFLDQGMLLNQKLRALNLERKLQKAGGLSRWLASLGLGQFVRIFQRKGLSKFQLVNLTMKKLKDMGANAVGPRRKLMHAIDCFCQPCFF, encoded by the coding sequence ATGGCAAAGAAAAGGCAAACGCAGCTTGGGGTTGCCCAGCACAAGAATAATACCTCCACTGGTGGTCTAATTGAGTCTTCAAACTCCGATAATGATCCTGATCTGCAAGATAATTGGGTGATAGTTAAGAAGCAGAGAGTCAAAATTCTGATACCTCCCCTGCCTGTTGCTAATAAATCTCCACCGCCAAATCCAGGACCAGTCCAGCTGCAACCTGTGGCCGGAGAAGCGGAAGGAAACAAATCACAGTTTCCTGTCGAGACTGAGACATGTCCTAAGACGAGTTCAGTTCAGGAGCAAATGAGGATTAAATCTTTTGCTCAGAAAAGGGTTGTTCAAGTTACTAGAAAATCTCCTCCTGCTCACTACGTTTCAACATTTGGGAAGTCAATCAAGCGcgatgtaagaatggaattacgAAATCCAGATCAGATTGCTACTTCACAGTCTCGTAGAACACCGGGGGTATTTAAAACCTCAAAAGCCATCATTCAGCCAAGAAAATTACGACTTGGCCCGAGTATTTTCCTTGATCAGGGAATGCTGCTGAATCAAAAGCTGAGAGCTCTGAATCTTGAGAGGAAGCTTCAGAAAGCTGGCGGGTTAAGCAGGTGGTTAGCATCACTAGGACTGGGGCAGTTTGTTAGGATTTTCCAGAGGAAAGGTCTGAGTAAGTTCCAGTTGGTGAATCTGACCATGAAGAAGCTCAAAGACATGGGTGCCAATGCAGTAGGGCCCCGGAGGAAACTGATGCACGCAATCGACTGCTTTTGCCAGCCGTGCTTCTTTTAA